One genomic window of Vibrio natriegens NBRC 15636 = ATCC 14048 = DSM 759 includes the following:
- a CDS encoding mechanosensitive ion channel domain-containing protein, giving the protein MIRKKEIFSYVVAFTIMVVMSISIYVLTYEEHTAYSKVFNRENFIEREIEYDQEYFTDTHKLEIELDKVKLEIAKMSTDLERVSLEYAELTEELEVIKSNLDWLNKTTEFGAYTRKMLQELPQNVDLESLQDYRAQVNIRLYEISKAKRVLESDKLQELIALYKTLSTAIDSLIAVSSDYSLVLEDARAFFKERQVWTYSNSPIWENVFKLDSRKLFGVREVISSSVQSIDWSKARLSLVYFVGLSLLLLFLNWWSRLKLDLVSQRQEKVFGNPLKDSFSNSIVVLLITFVASSILPIFFFTCVWFIDFIWARHPSILFDEVMVASFILLWSVGFLYHLSRKKGVLELHFRWSTEVCHTIHHRIRVIMFPLLVILVFFHFFRLIAQQNDAEILRILYLLVVILLFVLYKSALNLGDVNAHLPAFFQSGMGLFVVYYLILGSFFVVIVMAILGLYIGSWKILVLQQLNIFALTGVLLVYQLGERWLILEQRQLSYQRFLAKREEKIARESEGLPEDVMAFDAEDQGLDKASISEQSMALLKGLSLVLLVTVLSTVWSSQLELTNWMDNVVLWQVTQSSGGDAEAIDITMKSLVYALLTLVVAFVSIRNIPGLLELLVLRRMSLAPGTGYTITTLLRYVILMLGITIAFTTIGVEWERLQWLIAAIGVGLGFGLQEIFANFISGLILLFERPIRIGDTVTINELSGTVSKIQTRSTTIIDWDNKEIVVPNKVFITDKLINWSLTDSVTRVVIPVGVAYGSDIDLVEDLLYRAVADTPLVLSVPAPQVYFLKFGDSSLEFELRLYINSIDDRLPTLHLVNKKINQLFKENEVEISYPQLDLHIKEK; this is encoded by the coding sequence GTGATTAGAAAAAAGGAAATTTTCTCCTATGTCGTTGCATTTACGATCATGGTTGTCATGTCGATTTCCATCTACGTTCTTACCTATGAGGAGCACACCGCCTACTCTAAAGTTTTCAACAGGGAAAACTTTATAGAGAGAGAAATCGAGTATGACCAAGAGTACTTCACCGATACTCATAAGCTCGAAATCGAGCTTGATAAGGTTAAGCTCGAAATCGCCAAAATGTCGACAGATTTGGAAAGAGTAAGTCTGGAGTACGCCGAGCTTACAGAAGAGTTGGAGGTGATAAAAAGTAATCTGGATTGGCTTAATAAAACAACGGAATTCGGAGCTTACACCAGAAAAATGCTGCAAGAGTTGCCCCAAAACGTCGACCTTGAAAGTCTTCAGGATTATCGGGCACAGGTTAACATTCGACTATATGAGATAAGCAAAGCGAAACGGGTTTTGGAGTCGGATAAGCTCCAGGAATTGATTGCATTATATAAAACGCTTTCAACGGCGATAGACTCGTTAATAGCAGTGTCTAGTGACTATTCTCTAGTCCTCGAAGACGCCAGAGCTTTCTTTAAAGAACGCCAAGTTTGGACATACAGTAACTCACCGATTTGGGAAAACGTTTTTAAGCTCGACAGCCGAAAACTTTTTGGCGTAAGAGAAGTGATCAGTTCAAGTGTTCAGAGTATCGACTGGTCTAAGGCGCGTCTTTCATTAGTCTATTTTGTTGGACTCTCACTGCTATTGCTGTTTTTAAATTGGTGGTCGAGGTTAAAACTTGATCTTGTTTCTCAGCGGCAAGAAAAGGTATTTGGAAATCCGTTAAAAGACAGCTTTTCAAACAGCATCGTTGTGTTGTTGATAACATTTGTTGCGTCGTCAATTCTACCGATATTTTTCTTTACCTGTGTGTGGTTTATAGATTTCATATGGGCACGCCATCCGTCAATTCTGTTCGATGAGGTCATGGTTGCCAGCTTTATTCTCTTATGGAGTGTTGGTTTTCTCTATCACTTGAGCAGAAAGAAAGGGGTGCTTGAGTTGCATTTTCGGTGGTCAACGGAGGTGTGCCATACGATTCATCATCGAATACGAGTGATAATGTTTCCCTTACTAGTCATTCTGGTTTTCTTCCATTTTTTCCGTTTGATCGCTCAACAAAATGATGCCGAAATTCTACGTATACTCTATCTGCTAGTGGTCATTCTACTTTTTGTGCTTTACAAGAGCGCGTTAAATTTAGGCGATGTTAATGCTCACCTACCTGCTTTTTTCCAATCTGGAATGGGGCTCTTTGTTGTTTATTATTTAATACTTGGTTCATTTTTTGTGGTTATTGTTATGGCCATACTGGGTTTGTATATTGGCTCTTGGAAGATACTTGTTCTTCAGCAGCTCAATATATTTGCGTTAACCGGGGTATTATTGGTTTATCAGCTGGGTGAGCGTTGGTTGATTCTAGAGCAACGACAGTTAAGTTATCAGCGTTTTCTTGCCAAACGAGAGGAAAAGATTGCCCGGGAAAGCGAGGGATTGCCTGAAGATGTCATGGCTTTTGATGCTGAAGACCAGGGTTTGGATAAGGCATCCATCAGCGAGCAGTCAATGGCGTTGTTGAAAGGGCTGAGTCTGGTCTTGCTCGTTACTGTGCTTTCGACAGTATGGTCCAGTCAGCTGGAGTTAACCAACTGGATGGACAACGTTGTTTTATGGCAGGTGACTCAATCTTCGGGGGGCGATGCTGAAGCGATAGATATCACTATGAAGTCCTTAGTCTATGCGTTACTGACTTTAGTTGTAGCTTTTGTGAGTATTCGTAACATCCCTGGTCTTTTAGAGTTGTTGGTTTTACGCAGGATGAGTTTGGCACCGGGAACTGGCTACACGATCACTACATTACTCCGCTATGTGATCCTGATGCTCGGCATAACTATTGCCTTTACGACAATCGGAGTCGAGTGGGAGCGCCTGCAATGGCTGATCGCGGCAATTGGTGTTGGGTTGGGTTTCGGGTTACAGGAAATTTTTGCCAATTTCATCTCAGGCTTGATTTTGCTGTTTGAGAGGCCAATAAGGATTGGCGATACAGTGACGATTAACGAGCTCTCTGGAACGGTAAGCAAGATTCAAACGCGTTCAACAACCATTATCGATTGGGACAATAAAGAGATTGTCGTCCCCAACAAAGTATTTATCACAGACAAGCTTATCAACTGGTCCTTAACGGATTCTGTTACTAGGGTAGTGATCCCTGTTGGTGTTGCCTATGGCTCAGATATAGACCTTGTTGAAGACTTATTATATCGAGCCGTGGCTGATACTCCGCTTGTGTTGAGCGTTCCCGCACCACAAGTTTATTTTCTGAAATTTGGTGATAGCAGTTTGGAATTTGAGCTTAGACTTTATATCAATTCAATTGATGACCGCTTGCCAACGCTTCATCTGGTTAACAAGAAAATTAATCAGTTATTCAAAGAGAATGAGGTGGAAATCTCTTATCCTCAACTTGATCTGCATATAAAGGAAAAATAA